A single genomic interval of Saccharothrix saharensis harbors:
- a CDS encoding ABC transporter permease translates to MSVSTAGVVARPESVVPARAPAAKQRKWPDLRRWLSPVGLVVLWQVASSTGVLPPDKLASPVTVFRSAYELVANGQLVEAFLVSAGRVAVGFALGAVVGGALGLASGLSRWGERLLDPPVQMLRTLPHLGLIPLFILWFGIGEEPKLALVAAGVAFPLYLNLHSGIRQTDPALLEAARVLGYTRFERIAHVVLPSAVPQTLVGLRIALGTAWLSLIVGEQINADAGIGYLINNAREFLRTDVVVVGLLVYALLGLTTDALVRALERRVLRWRAR, encoded by the coding sequence GTGTCGGTTTCCACCGCGGGTGTTGTCGCGCGTCCCGAATCCGTGGTGCCCGCGCGTGCGCCCGCAGCAAAACAACGCAAGTGGCCCGATCTGCGCCGCTGGCTGAGCCCCGTCGGGCTGGTCGTGCTGTGGCAGGTCGCGAGCAGCACGGGCGTGCTGCCGCCGGACAAGCTCGCGTCGCCGGTGACCGTGTTCCGGTCCGCGTACGAGCTGGTCGCGAACGGGCAGCTGGTGGAGGCGTTCCTGGTGTCGGCCGGCCGGGTCGCGGTCGGGTTCGCCCTCGGAGCGGTCGTCGGTGGGGCGCTGGGCCTGGCGTCCGGGCTGTCCCGGTGGGGTGAACGGCTGCTCGACCCGCCGGTGCAGATGCTGCGCACGTTGCCGCACCTGGGCCTGATCCCGCTGTTCATCCTGTGGTTCGGCATCGGCGAGGAGCCGAAGCTCGCACTGGTCGCGGCGGGTGTCGCGTTCCCGCTGTACCTCAACCTGCACTCGGGCATCCGGCAGACCGACCCGGCGCTGCTGGAGGCCGCACGCGTCCTCGGCTACACGAGGTTCGAGCGGATCGCGCACGTCGTGCTGCCGTCGGCGGTGCCGCAGACGCTGGTCGGGCTGCGGATCGCGCTCGGCACGGCGTGGTTGTCGCTGATCGTGGGCGAGCAGATCAACGCGGACGCGGGCATCGGCTACCTGATCAACAACGCCCGCGAGTTCCTGCGCACCGACGTCGTCGTGGTCGGCCTGCTGGTCTACGCGCTGCTCGGGCTGACCACGGACGCCCTGGTGCGCGCGCTGGAGAGGAGGGTGCTGCGGTGGCGGGCGCGGTGA
- the fbaA gene encoding class II fructose-bisphosphate aldolase — MPIATPEVYAEMLDRAKANEFAYPAINVTSSETLNAALRGFAEAESDGIIQVSTGGAEFASGTKVKDMVTGAVALAEFAHVVAEKYPVNIALHTDHCPKDKLDGYVRPLVAISQERVDRGLNPLFQSHMWDGSAVPLDENLKIASELLDLTVKAKIILEIEVGVVGGEEDGVAHEINEKLYTSPEDYLKTVDALGAGEKGRYLVAATFGNVHGVYKPGNVKLRPEILKQGQDVVAEKLGLPAGSKPFDLVFHGGSGSLLEEIHEAVTYGVIKMNIDTDTQYAFTRPIVGHMFANYDGVLKVDGEVGNKKAYDPRSYLKAAEQGMAARIAQACEHLKSSGRMIAG, encoded by the coding sequence ATGCCCATCGCAACCCCCGAGGTCTACGCCGAGATGCTCGACCGCGCGAAGGCGAACGAGTTCGCCTACCCCGCGATCAACGTCACCTCGTCCGAGACCCTCAACGCGGCCCTCCGTGGATTCGCGGAAGCCGAGAGCGACGGGATCATCCAGGTCTCGACCGGTGGTGCCGAGTTCGCCTCGGGCACCAAGGTCAAGGACATGGTGACCGGCGCGGTTGCGCTGGCGGAGTTCGCGCACGTGGTCGCCGAGAAGTACCCGGTGAACATCGCGCTGCACACCGACCACTGCCCGAAGGACAAGCTGGACGGCTACGTCCGGCCGCTCGTCGCGATCAGCCAGGAGCGGGTGGACCGCGGGCTCAACCCGCTGTTCCAGTCGCACATGTGGGACGGCTCGGCCGTGCCGCTGGACGAGAACCTGAAGATCGCCTCGGAGCTGCTCGACCTCACCGTCAAGGCGAAGATCATCCTCGAGATCGAGGTGGGCGTCGTCGGCGGCGAGGAGGACGGCGTCGCGCACGAGATCAACGAGAAGCTCTACACCTCGCCCGAGGACTACCTGAAGACGGTGGACGCCCTCGGCGCCGGTGAGAAGGGCCGCTACCTGGTCGCGGCGACGTTCGGCAACGTGCACGGCGTCTACAAGCCGGGCAACGTGAAGCTGCGCCCGGAGATCCTCAAGCAGGGTCAGGACGTGGTGGCCGAGAAGCTGGGCCTGCCGGCCGGCTCCAAGCCGTTCGACCTGGTCTTCCACGGCGGCTCCGGCTCGCTGCTGGAGGAGATCCACGAGGCCGTGACGTACGGCGTGATCAAGATGAACATCGACACGGACACGCAGTACGCGTTCACCCGGCCGATCGTGGGCCACATGTTCGCCAACTACGACGGCGTGCTGAAGGTGGACGGCGAGGTCGGCAACAAGAAGGCCTACGACCCGCGGTCCTACCTCAAGGCCGCCGAGCAGGGCATGGCCGCCCGCATCGCCCAGGCGTGCGAGCACCTGAAGTCGTCCGGCCGCATGATCGCCGGCTGA
- a CDS encoding adenylosuccinate synthase, with translation MPAVVLIGAQWGDEGKGKATDLLGDRVQWVVRYQGGNNAGHTVVLPDGQKFALHLIPSGILTPGVTSVIGNGVVVDPGVLLEELAGLDEQGVDTSKLLISADAHLIMPYHVAIDKVTERYLGKAKIGTTGRGIGPCYQDKIARVGVRAQDLLDEKILRQKVEAALDFKNQVLVKVYNRKALDPEQVVDSVLEHGTKFTSRIADTRLLLNQALERGETVLLEGSQGTLLDVDHGTYPFVTSSNPTSGGASAGSGIGPTRITTVIGILKAYTTRVGSGPFPTELNDEMGEHLRKTGGEFGVTTGRSRRTGWFDAVIARYAARVNGITDYFLTKLDVLSGLEKVPVCVGYTIDGERVDEMPMTQTDVHHAVPVYEELPGWFEDISHCRTFEELPANARAYVEHLEDISGARMSAIGVGPGRDQTIVRHDMLGG, from the coding sequence ATGCCGGCCGTCGTGCTGATCGGTGCCCAGTGGGGCGATGAGGGCAAGGGCAAGGCAACCGACCTGCTCGGTGACCGCGTGCAGTGGGTGGTCCGGTACCAGGGCGGCAACAACGCCGGGCACACCGTGGTGCTGCCCGACGGCCAGAAGTTCGCCTTGCACCTGATCCCCTCCGGCATCCTCACCCCTGGCGTGACCAGCGTCATCGGCAACGGTGTCGTGGTCGACCCCGGCGTGCTGCTCGAAGAGCTGGCGGGCCTGGACGAGCAGGGCGTCGACACCAGCAAGCTGCTCATCTCGGCGGACGCGCACTTGATCATGCCCTACCACGTGGCGATCGATAAGGTCACCGAGCGGTACCTGGGCAAGGCCAAGATCGGCACCACCGGCCGCGGCATCGGCCCGTGCTACCAGGACAAGATCGCCCGCGTCGGCGTGCGCGCCCAGGACCTGCTGGACGAGAAGATCCTCCGGCAGAAGGTCGAAGCCGCCCTGGACTTCAAGAACCAGGTGCTGGTCAAGGTCTACAACCGCAAGGCGCTCGACCCCGAGCAGGTCGTGGACAGCGTGCTGGAGCACGGCACCAAGTTCACCTCCCGGATCGCCGACACCCGCCTGCTGCTCAACCAGGCGCTGGAGCGCGGCGAGACCGTGCTGCTGGAGGGCTCGCAGGGCACGCTGCTCGACGTCGACCACGGCACCTACCCGTTCGTGACGTCGTCCAACCCGACCTCCGGCGGCGCCAGCGCGGGCTCCGGCATCGGACCGACGCGGATCACCACGGTCATCGGCATCCTCAAGGCGTACACCACCCGCGTGGGCTCGGGCCCGTTCCCGACCGAGCTGAACGACGAGATGGGCGAGCACCTGCGCAAGACCGGCGGCGAGTTCGGCGTCACGACCGGGCGCTCGCGGCGCACCGGCTGGTTCGACGCCGTGATCGCCCGGTACGCGGCGCGGGTCAACGGCATCACCGACTACTTCCTGACCAAGCTGGACGTGCTGTCCGGCCTGGAGAAGGTGCCGGTCTGCGTCGGCTACACGATCGACGGCGAGCGGGTCGACGAGATGCCGATGACGCAGACCGACGTGCACCACGCCGTGCCGGTGTACGAGGAGCTGCCGGGCTGGTTCGAGGACATCAGCCACTGCCGCACGTTCGAGGAGCTGCCCGCGAACGCCCGCGCGTACGTCGAGCACCTGGAGGACATCTCCGGTGCCCGCATGTCCGCGATCGGCGTCGGCCCGGGCCGCGACCAGACCATCGTGCGCCACGACATGCTGGGCGGCTGA
- a CDS encoding serine hydrolase domain-containing protein — MRTLLRTTTAAVLAAALVGTAAGPASATDRLTDLAEELVAAGAPGVIVRVDDGRRVTEFASQAPWTRRDHRLRPDDRFRVASNTKTVTATIALQLVAEGRLALADPVERWLPGVVPNGGAITVEMLLKQTSGLYDFLDDPRLVGLITGQEPRRWRPAELVAVAVEHPPLFAPGERWDYSNTNYTLAGMVLESASGVTYGELVARRVTGPLRLTDTHLPTDATFPGRHAHGYEPDAEHLAPHLPPGTPPGLGFAGPEHHDHVDVTGIDVSPAWAAGGMTSTARDWQRFQSALLSGRLLPREQLRAMLATVPQDAGTDRYGLGVMEVGTPCGTVWGHTGGLPGYSTHAFADRTGTRTVTVLTTRMERFAPENTAVEQALFHAAVCRMYGR, encoded by the coding sequence ATGCGGACACTTCTGCGCACCACGACCGCGGCCGTCCTGGCCGCCGCGCTGGTGGGCACCGCGGCCGGCCCGGCGTCCGCCACCGACCGCCTCACCGACCTGGCCGAGGAGCTCGTCGCGGCGGGCGCGCCGGGCGTGATCGTCCGGGTCGACGACGGCCGCCGCGTCACCGAGTTCGCCAGCCAGGCGCCCTGGACGCGCCGCGACCACCGCCTGCGCCCGGACGACCGGTTCCGGGTCGCGTCCAACACCAAGACGGTGACCGCGACCATCGCGCTCCAGCTCGTCGCCGAGGGCCGGCTGGCCCTGGCCGACCCGGTCGAGCGGTGGCTGCCCGGTGTCGTGCCGAACGGCGGCGCCATCACGGTGGAGATGCTGCTCAAGCAGACCAGCGGCCTGTACGACTTCCTCGACGACCCGCGGCTGGTCGGCCTGATCACCGGTCAGGAGCCGCGCCGGTGGCGGCCCGCCGAGCTGGTCGCCGTCGCCGTCGAGCACCCGCCGCTGTTCGCGCCCGGCGAGCGCTGGGACTACAGCAACACCAACTACACGCTCGCCGGCATGGTGCTGGAGAGCGCGTCCGGCGTGACCTACGGCGAGCTGGTCGCGCGCCGCGTCACCGGCCCGCTGCGGCTCACCGACACCCACCTGCCCACCGACGCGACGTTCCCCGGCCGGCACGCCCACGGCTACGAGCCGGACGCCGAGCACCTCGCGCCGCACCTGCCGCCGGGCACCCCGCCCGGCCTCGGGTTCGCGGGCCCCGAGCACCACGACCACGTGGACGTCACCGGCATCGACGTCAGCCCCGCGTGGGCGGCGGGCGGCATGACGTCCACGGCCCGCGACTGGCAGCGCTTCCAGTCCGCCCTGCTCTCCGGCCGGCTGCTGCCGCGCGAGCAGCTGCGGGCCATGCTCGCGACCGTCCCGCAGGACGCGGGGACCGACCGCTACGGCCTCGGCGTGATGGAGGTCGGCACCCCGTGCGGCACGGTCTGGGGCCACACCGGCGGCCTGCCCGGCTACTCCACCCACGCCTTCGCCGACCGCACCGGCACGCGGACCGTCACGGTCCTCACCACCCGGATGGAGCGGTTCGCCCCGGAGAACACCGCGGTCGAGCAGGCCCTGTTCCACGCCGCCGTCTGCCGCATGTACGGCCGGTAG
- a CDS encoding HNH endonuclease family protein, with the protein MSTVNKTARFTAALRLPAFSLLLAGVLAVGLVTPAQATPPSIPSTSTALAELAALRVATEGSTSGYSRDLFPHWTTVSGACNTRETVLKRDGTNVVTDSACAATSGRWYSPYDGATWSAASDVDIDHVVPLAEAWRSGASSWTTSRRQSFANDLGGPQLIAVTDNVNQAKGDQDPALWKPPLTSYWCTYAKMWTRSKYKWGLSVNSAEKTALQSMLGRC; encoded by the coding sequence ATGTCAACGGTCAACAAAACCGCACGGTTCACCGCAGCACTGCGACTTCCGGCTTTTTCCCTGCTCCTGGCTGGTGTGCTGGCAGTCGGCCTGGTCACCCCCGCCCAGGCGACGCCGCCGAGCATCCCGAGCACCAGCACCGCGCTCGCGGAGCTGGCCGCGCTGAGGGTCGCGACCGAGGGCTCCACCAGCGGCTACTCGCGGGACCTGTTCCCGCACTGGACCACCGTCTCGGGCGCCTGCAACACCCGGGAGACGGTCCTCAAGCGCGACGGCACGAACGTGGTCACCGACTCCGCCTGCGCGGCCACCTCCGGCCGCTGGTACAGCCCCTACGACGGGGCGACGTGGAGCGCGGCGTCCGACGTGGACATCGACCACGTCGTGCCGCTGGCCGAGGCGTGGCGCTCCGGGGCGTCGTCGTGGACCACGTCGCGGCGGCAGTCGTTCGCCAACGACCTGGGCGGCCCGCAGCTCATCGCCGTCACCGACAACGTCAACCAGGCCAAGGGCGACCAGGACCCGGCGCTGTGGAAGCCGCCGCTGACCTCCTACTGGTGCACGTACGCCAAGATGTGGACGCGCTCGAAGTACAAGTGGGGTTTGAGCGTGAACTCGGCGGAGAAGACTGCACTGCAGAGCATGCTCGGGAGGTGCTGA
- a CDS encoding DUF3151 domain-containing protein has product MENLLGPEPTLLPDRPEAQAAAEAGTDPAKIVRAYPDFSEAWALLAERALQTGDPVAGYAYARTGYHRGLDQLRRSGWKGHGPVPWSHRGNQGFLRALAALARAADEIGETEEYERCRKFLADSDPAAPAALGLS; this is encoded by the coding sequence ATGGAGAACCTGCTCGGTCCCGAACCCACGTTGCTGCCCGACCGCCCGGAGGCGCAGGCCGCCGCCGAGGCGGGCACCGACCCGGCCAAGATCGTCCGCGCCTACCCCGACTTCAGCGAGGCGTGGGCGCTGCTCGCCGAGCGGGCGTTGCAGACCGGCGACCCGGTCGCCGGGTACGCGTACGCGCGCACCGGCTACCACCGCGGCCTGGACCAGCTGCGCCGCTCGGGGTGGAAGGGCCACGGCCCGGTGCCGTGGTCGCACCGCGGCAACCAGGGCTTCCTGCGCGCGCTGGCGGCCCTGGCCCGGGCCGCCGACGAGATCGGCGAGACCGAGGAGTACGAGCGCTGCCGGAAGTTCCTCGCCGACAGCGACCCGGCGGCGCCCGCCGCGCTCGGCCTGAGCTGA
- a CDS encoding FUSC family protein, producing the protein MVAVRDEVARRLKRWRSTALPIGQAALAAGLSWFVATEVVGHAHPFFAPIAAVVCLGVSLGQRLRRVVELVVGVSVGVGVGDVLISLIGSGPWQIALVVALAMSTAVLLDGGAVIALQSGSSAVLVATLLPPSAGGGLDRMVDALVGGLVGLAVTALLPANPLTVAHRQAKVVLGELTEALRGVATAVSEHDAVQAAGVLARLRDSQEAVDEFASALRTGGEIATIAPIRRRRRHELGRYETAAVPVDYALRNTRVLARRALAALRDGERMPDVLPDVLRRYADAVDVLRAELGRGDEPKKARAAICSAAACATARHLGGEGFSTKVVLAQVRSVAVDLLQATGLSRNEAASSLPPLTRKGGDDV; encoded by the coding sequence GTGGTGGCCGTGCGCGACGAGGTGGCGCGCAGGCTGAAGCGGTGGCGGAGCACGGCCTTGCCGATCGGCCAGGCCGCGCTCGCCGCCGGCCTGTCCTGGTTCGTCGCCACCGAGGTGGTGGGCCACGCGCACCCGTTCTTCGCGCCGATCGCCGCCGTCGTCTGCCTCGGCGTGTCGCTGGGGCAGCGGCTGCGGCGCGTCGTGGAGCTCGTCGTCGGCGTGTCCGTGGGTGTCGGCGTCGGCGACGTGCTGATCTCGCTGATCGGCTCGGGGCCGTGGCAGATCGCGCTGGTCGTGGCGCTGGCGATGTCGACGGCCGTGCTGCTCGACGGTGGCGCGGTGATCGCGCTGCAGTCCGGGTCGTCGGCGGTGCTGGTCGCGACGCTGCTGCCGCCCAGCGCGGGCGGCGGGCTGGACCGGATGGTGGACGCCCTGGTCGGCGGGCTGGTGGGGCTGGCGGTGACGGCGCTGCTGCCGGCCAACCCGCTGACCGTGGCGCACCGGCAGGCGAAGGTGGTGCTGGGCGAGCTGACCGAGGCGTTGCGCGGTGTGGCGACGGCGGTGTCCGAGCACGACGCCGTGCAGGCCGCGGGCGTGCTGGCGCGGCTGCGCGACAGCCAGGAGGCGGTGGACGAGTTCGCGTCGGCGTTGAGGACCGGCGGCGAGATCGCGACCATCGCGCCGATCCGCCGCCGGCGGCGGCACGAGCTGGGCCGGTACGAGACGGCCGCGGTGCCGGTGGACTACGCGCTGCGCAACACCAGGGTGCTGGCCCGGCGGGCGCTGGCGGCGTTGCGCGACGGCGAGCGGATGCCGGACGTGCTGCCCGACGTGCTGCGGCGGTACGCGGACGCGGTGGACGTGCTGCGGGCAGAGCTGGGGCGCGGTGACGAGCCGAAGAAGGCGCGTGCGGCGATCTGCTCGGCGGCGGCGTGCGCCACGGCGCGGCACCTGGGCGGCGAGGGGTTCTCCACGAAGGTGGTGCTGGCGCAGGTGCGCTCGGTGGCCGTGGACCTGTTGCAGGCCACCGGTCTGTCGCGGAACGAGGCGGCGTCCTCGTTGCCGCCCCTCACGAGGAAGGGCGGCGACGACGTCTAA
- a CDS encoding DUF427 domain-containing protein, producing the protein MAIARWNGEIIAESEKTEMVEGNHYFPPESVHTQYFRPSDTTSVCPWKGTASYYTLHVNGAENPDAAWYYPEPKAAAANIKGHVAFWNGVEVTAS; encoded by the coding sequence ATGGCGATCGCACGGTGGAACGGCGAGATCATCGCCGAGAGTGAGAAGACCGAGATGGTGGAGGGGAACCACTACTTCCCCCCGGAGTCCGTGCACACCCAGTACTTCAGGCCGTCGGACACCACGTCGGTCTGCCCCTGGAAGGGCACGGCGAGCTACTACACGCTGCACGTCAACGGCGCGGAGAACCCCGACGCCGCCTGGTACTACCCGGAACCCAAGGCGGCCGCGGCCAACATCAAGGGCCACGTCGCGTTCTGGAACGGCGTCGAGGTCACCGCGAGCTAG